The Artemia franciscana unplaced genomic scaffold, ASM3288406v1 Scaffold_3766, whole genome shotgun sequence genome segment AAAGGTCCTAGATATTGGCTACCTTTGAGGCATGTTAGTCCTAGTCCTGGTGCTAGGGGGAAACTAGGACCAGTCCTAGTCCTAGTTTCCCCTTAGTCTTAGTCCTAATGGCACCTAGGACCACTCTAGGGGATTAAATTAAATCTAGGGGATTAAACCACCTTAAGAGCATATGAGTGGCGCCGGGGGCCCCCAAACTTCCCAAAAGTGGTACCAGAGGGGCCGGAAATGGCCCTAGGGCCCTGGAGCTGCTTTAGGGAAAACTAGACCCTCTCAAGGGGAACCTTACGGTGGTCCAGGGCACTCAAAAAAGGCCCTAGAGTGGGGTTGCCTATTTAGGAATGTTAGTTATAGTCCTGGATCTAGGGAAACCCAGGACCAGTCCTAGTCTTAGTTTCTCTAGTCTTAGTCTTAAGGGTACCTAGGACCTCTTTAGGAGCACTTGAGTGGTGCTGAAATCCTTAAGGCGGTCCCAAGGAGACCTGGCATTGCCCTAAGGCACTGGGAATGCTTCTGGGAAACTAGGACCACTCTAGGGGAACTCTACAGAAGTCCTGGGGAACTCAAAAAGGTCCCTAGATATTGGCTACCTTTGAGGCATGTTAGTTCCAGTCCTGGGTGCTAGGGGAAACTAGGACCAGTCCTAGTCCTAGTTTCCCCTAGTCTTAGTCCTAATGGCACCTAGGACCACTCTAGGGGATTAATGGTGCCGGGACCCACTACAATCCCTTAAAGTGGTCAAAGGGGAACTGGAATGATCCTAGGGCCCTGGGGTtgcatttggggaaattagGATTGCTCTAGGGGAACCCTATGGAAGTCTTGGGAACTCAAAAAGGTCCTAGATAGTGGCTACCTTTGAGGCATGTTAGTCCTAGTCTCGGTGCTAGGGGAAACTAGGACCAGTCCTAGTCCTAGTTTCCCTAGTCTTAGTCCTAATGGCACCTAGGACCACTCTAGGGGATTAAATGGGGCCGGGACCCACTACAATCCCCTAAAGTGGTCAAAGGGGAACCTGGAATGATCCTAGGGCCCTGGAGTtgcatttggggaaattagGATCACTCTAGGGGAACCCTATGGAGGTCCCAATGTATTCAAAAAGGCCCTAGAGTGGGGCTGAATTTAAGGCATGTTAGTCCTAGTCCTGGGGCTAGGGTAACCGAGGACCAGTCCTAGTCCTAGTTACTAGTCCTAGTCCTAGTCCCAGTCCCGGTCAAATCATCAGATAGGTATACATGAAAATTTAGATAGGTCCCCCTGTCACACGGCGTTAGaaccatcatcatcatcatcatcatcatagaTAGGTCCCCCTGTCACACGGCGTGAGaaccatcatcatcatcatcatcatcatcatcatcatcatcatcatcatcatataTAGGTCCCCCTGTCACACGGCGTGAGaaccatcatcatcatcatcatcatcatcatcatcctAAGGGCACCTAGGAAAGCTCTAGAAGCACTTGAGCGGTTTCGGGGCCCCCATGAATTCCCTAAAGTGATCCAAGGGGGCCTGGAATGGCCCTAGGGCCCTGGGGTTGCTTAAAAGGAAACTAGGATCACTCTACGAGAACCCTATGGCGGTCCCGGGGCACTCAAAAGGTCCTAGATTGGGGCTGCCTTTGAGGCATGTTAGTCTTAGTCCTGGATCTAAGGAAACCCAGGACCTTTACTAGTCCTAGTTTCCCTAGTCCTAGTATTAAGGGTACTTAGGACCACCTTAAGAGCATATGAGCGGCACCGGGGCCCCCAAACTTCCCAAAGTGGTACCAGAGGGGCCGGAAATGGCCCTAGGGCCCTGGAGCTGCTTTAGGGAAAACTAGACCCTCTCAAGGGGAACCTTACGGTGGTCCCAGGGCACTCAAAAAGGACCTAGAGTGGGGTTGCCTTTTAGGAATGTTAGTCATAGTCCTGGATCTAGGGAAACCCAGGACCAGTCCTAGTCTTGGTTTCTCTAGTCTTAGTGTTAAGGGTACCTAGGACCTCTTTAGGAGCACTTGAGTGGTGCAGAAATTCCTTAATGCGATCCCAAGGAGACCTGGCATTGCCCTAAGGCACTGGGAATGCTTCGGGGAAACTAGGACCACTCTAGGGGAAGGTTCCCCTTTGACCACTTTAGGGGATTGTAGTGGGTCCGGGCACCATTAAATCCCCTAGAGTGGTCCTAGGTGCCAAGAAGCCTCCTTGTCCTAGTGCCCCTGGTCCCTGGTACCAGTCCTGGTCCCAATGCCCCTAGTCCTCAAAGGTCGAAGGCCGGTCAAAGATCCTTAGGCCCTCAAGGGTCTTAGAGCAGGGCTGCCTTTGAAGCCTTCTGTCCTAGTGCCCCTGGTCCCTGGTACCAGTCCTGGTCCCAACGTCCCTAGACCTTAAAGGTCAAAGGCCAGAATCAAAGGGTGAAGGTCCTTAGGCACTCTAAGGCTCTAGAGCAGGTCTGCCTTTGAAGCCTCCTAGTCCTAGTGCCCCTAAAGCAACCTAGTTCTAGAAGAAACCAGGACCAGTCTTGGTCCCTATGCCCCTAGTCCTAGTCCTCAAAGGTCAAAGGCCTAAGTCAAAAAGTCAAAGGTCCTTATGCACTCAAAGGGTCCTAGAGCAGGGCTGCCTTTGAAGCCTGCTTGTCGTAGTGCCCCTGGTCCCTGGTACCAGTCCTGGTCCCAATGCCCCTAGTCCTCAAAGGTCAAAGGCCAAAATGAAAAGATCAAAGGTCCTTAGGCACTCAAAGAGTCCTAGAGCAGGGCTGCCTTAGAAGCCTCCTTGTCCTAGTGCCCCTGGTCCCAGGTACCAGTCCTGGTCCCAATGCCCCTAGTCCTCAAAGGTCAAAGGCCAAAGTCAAAAGGTAAAAGGTACTAAGGCACTCAAATGGTCCTAGAGCCGGGCTGCCTTTGAAGCCTCCTATTCCTAGTACCCCTAAGGCGACTTAGTTCTAGGGGAACTCAGCACCAGTCCTAGTCCTAGTTTCCCTATTCTAAGTCCTAAGGGCACCTAGGACCGCTCTAGAAGCACTTGAGCGGTTTTGGGGCCCCCATGAATTCCCTAAAGTGATCCAAGGGGGCCTGGAATGGTCCTAGAGCCATGGGGTTGCTTAAAGGGAAACTAGGATCACTCTACGAGAACCCTATGGCGGTCCCAGGGCACTCAAAAGGCCCTAGATTGGGGCTGCCTTTGAGGCATATTAGTCCTAGTCCTGGATCTAAGGAAACCCAGGACCTGTTCTAGTCCTAGTTTCCCTAGTCCTAGTATTAAGGGTACTTAGGACCACCTTAAGAGCATATGAGTGGCGCCGGGGCCCCCAAACTTCCAAAAGTGGTACCAGAGGGGCCCGGAAATGGCCCTAGGGCCCTGGAGCTGCTTTAGGGAAAACTAGACCCACTCAAGGGGAACCTTACGGTGGTCCCAGGGCACTCAAAAGGCCCTAGAGTGGGGTTGCCTTTTAGGCATGTTAGTCATAGTCCTGGATCTAGGGAAACCCAGGACCAGTCCTAGTCTTAGTTTCTCTAGTCTTAGTCTTAAGGGTACCTAGGACCTCTTTAGGAGCACTTTAGTGGTGCTGAAATTCCTTAAGGCGGTCCCAAGGAGACCTGGCATTGCCCTAAGGCACTGGGAATGCTTCGGGGAAACTAGGACCACTCTAGGGGAACTCCTGGTGCCGGTGAATTGAATGGTGCCGGGACCCACTACAATCCCCTAAAGTGGTCAAAGGGGAACCTGGAATGATCCTAGGGCCCTGGGGTCGCATTTGGGAAAATTAGGATCACTCTAGGGGAATCCTAAGGAAGTCCTGGGGAACTCAAAAAGGTCCTAGATATTGGCTACCTTTGAGGCATGTTAGTCCTAGTCCTGGTGCTAGGGGAAACTAGGACCAGTCCTAGTCCTAGTTTCCCTAGTCTTAGTCCTAATGGCACCTAGGACCACTCTAGGGATTAAATGGTGCCGGGACCCACTACAATCCCCTAAAGTGGTCAAAGGGGAACCTGGAATGATCCTAGGGCCCTGGGGTTGCATTTGGAGAAATTAGGATCACTCTAGGGGAACCCTATGGAGGTCCCAAGGCATTCAAAAAGGCCCTATAGTGGGGCTGAATTTAAGGCATGTTAGTCCTAGTCCTGGGACTAGGGTAACCGAGGACCAGTCCTAGTCCTAGTTACTAGTCCTAGTCCCAGTCCCGGTCAAATCATCAGATAGGTATACACGAAAATTTAGATAGGTCCCCCTGTCACACGGCGTGAGaaccatcatcatcatcatcatcatcatcatcatcatcatcaacttcatcatcatcatcatcatcatcatcaacttcatcatcatcatcatcatcatcaacttcatcatcatcatcatcatcatcatagaTAGGTCCCCCTGTCACACGGCGTGAGAACCTGCCCATTTCTCACGGCGTGAGaaccatcatcatcatcatcatcatcatcattatcACCAacttcatcatcatcatcatcatcatcaacttcatcatcatcatcatcatcatcatcatcatcatagaTAGGTCCCCCTGTCACACGGCGTGAGAGCCTGTCACACGGcgtgatgatgatgatgatcatcatcatcatcatcatcatcatcatcaactTCATCATCACCataatcatcatcatcatcatcatcatcatagaTAGGTCTATGATGATGATGTcacatcatcatcatcatcatcatcatcatcatcatcagcatcatcatcatcatcaacatcatcatcatcaacatcatcatcatcatcatcatcaacttcatcatcatcatcatcatgatcatcatcatcatcatcatcatcatcaccaacttcatcatcatcatcatcatcatcatcatcatagaTAGGTCCCCTTGTCACACGGCGTGAGaaccatcatcatcatcatcatcatcatcatcatcatcatcatagaTAGGTCCCCCTGTCACACGGCGTGAGaaccatcatcatcatcatcatcatcatcatcatcatcatcatcatcatcatcaacatcatcatcatcatcatcatcatcaacatcatcatcatcatcatcatcatcatcatcatagaTAGGTCCCCCTGTCACACGGCGTGAGaaccatcatcatcatcatcatcatcatcatcatcatcatcatcatcatcaacgacatcatcatcatcatcatcatcaacatcatcatcatcatcatcatcatcatcatcatagaTAGGTCCCCCTGTCACACGGCGTGAGAACCTGCCCATTTTTCAGGTATATTTGAAAGTTTAGATAGGTCCCCCCGGTAAAACAGCGTGAGAACCTGTCCATATTtcagatatatttgaaaatttagataGGTCCCCCTGTCACACGGCGTGAGAACCTGCCCATTTTTCAGGTATATTTGAAAGTTTAGATAGGTTCCCCCGGTAAAACAGCGTGAGAACCTGTCCATATTTCAgatatacttgaaaattttcaagtatacttgaaaatttcatGAAGTTGACCcaaaaaacacacgaaaaagccgcatagttttttttttgcgtgtttGAGTCGGGTGACTAGTCACCCCCCCAGACACGCAAAAAACGAAAATCGTGTGTCCATTAGGTTGACCTTGGGGAGAACctgattaggttaggttaggttaggttaggttaggttaggttaggttaggttaggttaggttagttaggttaggttaggttaggttaggttaggttaggttaggttaggttaggttaggtttaggttaggttagtaggttaggttaggttaggttaggttaggttaggttaggttaggttagttaggttaggttaggttaggttaggttaggttaggttaggttaggttaggttaggttaggttaggttaggtttagttaggttaggttaggttaggttaggttaggttaggttaggttaggttaggttaggttaggttaggttaggttaggttaggttaggttaggttaggttaggttaggttaggttaggttaggttaggttaggttaggttaggttaggttaggttaggttaggttaggttaggttaggttaggttaggttaggttaggttaggttaggttagttaggttaggttaggttaggttaggttaggttaggttaggttagttaggttaggttaggttaggttaggttaggttaggttaggttaggttaggttaggttagttaggttaggttaggttaggttaggttaggttaggttaggttaggttaggttaggttaggttaggttaggttaggttaggttaggttaggttaggttaggttaggttaggttaggttaggttaggttaggttaggttaggttaggttaggttaggttaggttaggttaggttaggttaggttaggttaggttaggtagttaggttaggttaggttaggttaggttaggttaggttaggttagttaggttaggttaggttaggttaggttaggttaggttagttaggttaggttaggttaggttaggttaggttaggttaggttaggttagttaggttaggttaggttatgttaggttaggttaggttaggttaggttaggttaggttaggttaggttaggttaggttaggttaggttaggttaggttaggttaggttaggtaggttaggttaggttaggttagttaggttaggttaggtaggttaggttaggttaggttaggttaggttaggttaggttaggttaggttaggttaggttaggtaggttaggttaggttaggttaggttaggttaggttaggttaggttaggttaggttagttaggttagttaggttaggttaggttaggtttaggttaggttaggttaggttaggttaggttaggttaggttaggttaggttaggttaggttagttaggttaggttaggttaggttaggttaggttaggttaggttaggttaggttaggttagttaggttaggttaggttaggttaggttaggttaggttaggttaggttaggttaggttaggttaggttaggttaggttaggttaggttaggttaggttagttaggttaggttaggttaggttaggttaggttaggttaggttaggttaggttaggttaggttaggttaggttaggttaggttaggttaggttaggttaggttaggttaggttaggttaggttaggttaggttaggttaggttaggttaggttaggttaggttaggttaggttaggttaggttaggttaggttaggttaggttaggttaggttaggttaggttaggttaggttaggttaggttaggttaggttaggttaggttaggttaggttaggttaggttaggttaggttaggttaggttaggttaggttaggttaggttaggttaggttaggttaggttaggttaggttagttaggttaggttaggttaggttaggttaggttaggttaggttaggttaggttaggttaggttaggttaggttaggttaggttaggttaggttagttaggttaggttaggttaggttaggttaggttaggttaggttaggttaggttaggttaggtaggttaggttaggttaggttagttaggttaggttaggtaggttaggttaggttaggttagttaggttaggttaggttaggttaggttaggttaggttaggttaggttaggttaggttaggttaggttaggttaggttaggttaggttaggttaggtaggttaggttaggttaggttaggttaggttaggttaggttaggttagttaggttaggttaggttaggttaggttaggttaggttaggttaggttaggttaggttaggttaggttaggttaggttaggttaggttaggttaggttaggttaggttaggttaggttaggttaggttaggttaggttaggttaggttaggttaggttaggttaggttaggttaggttaggttaggttaggttaggttaggttaggttaggttaggttaggttaggttaggttaggttaggttaggttaggttaggttaggttaggttaggttaggttaggttaggttaggttaggttaggttaggttaggttaggttaggttaggttaggttaggttaggttaggttaggttaggttaggttaggttaggttaggttaggttaggttaggttaggttaggttaggtaggttaggttaggttaggttaggttaggttaggttaggttaggttaggttaggttaggttagttaggttaggttaggttaggttaggttaggttaggttaggttaggttaggttaggttaggttagttaggttaggttaggttaggttaggttaggttaggttaggttaggttaggttaggttaggttaggttaggttaggttagttaggttaggttaggttaggttaggttaggttaggttaggttaggttaggttaggttaggttaggttaggttaggttaggttaggttaggttaggttaggttaggttaggttaggttaggttagttaggttaggttaggttaggttaggttaggttaggttaggttaggttaggttaggttaggttaggtaggttaggttaggttaggttaggttaggttaggttaggttaggttaggttaggttaggttaggttaggttagttaggttaggttaggttaggttaggttaggttaggttaggttaggttaggttaggttaggttaggttaggttaggttaggttaggttaggttaggttaggttaggttaggttaggttaggttaggttaggttaggttaggttaggttaggttaggttaggttaggttaggttaggtaggttaggttagttaggttaggttaggttaggttaggttaggttaggttaggttaggttaggttaggtaggttagttaggttaggttaggttaggttaggttaggttaggttaggttaggttaggttaggttaggttaggttaggttagttaggttaggttaggttaggttagttaggttaggttaggttaggttaggttaggttaggttaggttaggttaggttaggttaggttaggttagttaggttaggttaggttaggttaggttaggttaggttaggttaggttaggttaggttaggttaggttaggttaggttaggttaggttaggttaggttaggttagttaggttaggttaggttaggttaggttaggttaggttaggttaggttaggttaggttaggttaggttaggttaggttaggttaggttaggttaggttaggttaggttaggttaggttaggttaggttaggttaggttaggttaggttaggttaggttaggttaggttaggttaggttaggttaggttaggttaggttaggttaggttaggttaggttaggttaggttaggttaggttaggttaggttaggttaggttaggttaggttaggttaggttaggttaggttagttaggttaggttaggttaggttaggttaggttaggttaggttaggttaggttaggttaggttaggttaggttaggtaggttaggttaggttaggttaggttaggttaggttaggttaggttaggttaggttaggttaggttaggttaggttaggttaggttaggttaggttaggttaggttaggttagttaggttaggttaggttaggttaggttaggttaggttaggttaggttaggttaggttaggttagtaggttaggttaggttaggttaggttaggttaggttaggttagttaggttaggttaggttaggttaggttaggttaggttaggttaggttaggttaggttaggttaggttaggttaggttaggttaggttaggttaggttaggttaggttagggttaggttaggttaggttaggttaggttaggttaggttaggttaggttaggttaggttaggttaggttaggttaggttaggttaggttaggttagttaggttaggttaggttaggttaggttaggttaggttaggttaggttaggttaggttaggttaggttaggttaggttaggtttggttaggttaggttaggttagttaggttaggttaggttaggttaggttaggttaggttagttaggttaggttaggttaggttaggttaggttaggttagttaggttaggttaggttaggttaggttaggttaggttaggttaggttaggttaggttaggttaggttaggttaggttatgttaggttaggttaggttaggttaggttaggttaggttaggttaggttaggttaggttaggttaggttaggttaggttaggttaggttaggttaggttaggttaggttaggttaggttaggtagttaggttaggttaggttaggttaggttaggttaggttaggttaggttaggttaggttaggttaggttaggttaggttaggttaggttaggttaggttaggttaggttaggttaggttaggttaggttaggttaggttaggttaggttaggttaggttaggttaggttaggttaggttaggttaggttaggttaggttaggttaggttaggttaggttaggttaggttaggttaggttaggttaggttaggttaggttaggttaggttaggttaggttaggttaggttaggttaggttaggttaggttaggttaggttaggttaggttaggttaggttaggttaggttaggttaggttaggttaggttaggttaggttaggttaggttaggttaggttaggttaggttaggttaggttaggttaggttaggttaggttaggttaggttaggttaggttaggttaggttaggttaggttaggttaggttaggttaggttaggttaggtaggttaggttaggttaggttaggttaggttaggttaggttaggttaggttaggttaggttaggttaggttaggttaggttaggttaggttaggttaggttaggttaggttaggttaggttaggttaggttaggttaggttaggttaggttaggttaggttaggttaggttaggttaggttaggttaggttagttaggttaggttaggttaggttaggttaggttaggttaggttaggttaggttaggttaggttaggttaggttaggttaggttaggttaggttaggttaggttaggttaggttaggttaggttaggttaggttaggttaggtaggttaggttaggttaggttaggttaggttaggttaggttaggttaggttaggttaggtgaggttaggttaggttaggttaggttaggttaggttaggttaggttaggttaggttaggttaggttaggttaggttaggttaggttaggttaggttaggttaggttaggttaggttaggttaggttagttaggttaggttaggttaggttaggttaggttaggttaggttaggttaggttaggttaggttatgttaggttaggttaggttaggttaggttaggttaggttaggttaggttaggttaggttaggttaggttaggttaggttaggttaggttaggttaggttaggttaggttaggttaggttaggttaggttaggttaggttaggttagttaggttagtaggttaggttaggttaggttaggtaggttaggttaggttaggttaggttaggttaggttaggttaggttaggttaggttaggttagtttaggttaggttaggttaggttaggttaggttaggttaggttaggttaggttaggttaggttaggttaggttaggttaggttaggttaggttaggttaggttaggttaggttaggttaggttaggttaggttagttaggttaggttaggttaggttaggttaggttaggttaggttaggttaggttaggttaggttaggttaggttaggttaggttggttaggttaggttaggttaggttaggttaggttaggttaggttaggttaggttaggttaggttaggttaggttaggttaggttaggttaggttaggttaggttaggttaggttaggttaggttaggttaggttagttaggttaggttaggttaggttaggttaggttaggttaggttaggttaggttaggttaggttaggttaggttaggttagttaggttaggttaggttaggttaggttaggttaggttaggttaggttaggttaggttaggttaggttaggttaggttaggttaggttatgttaggttaggttaggttaggttagttaggttaggttaggttaggttaggttaggttaggttaggttaggttaggttaggttaggttaggttaggttaggttaggttaggttaggttaggttaggttaggttaggttaggttaggttaggttaggttaggttaggttaggttaggttaggttaggttaggttaggttaggttaggttaggttaggttaggttaggttaggttaggttaggtaggttaggttaggttaggttaggttaggtaggttaggttaggttaggttaggttaggttaggttaggttaggttaggttaggttagttaggttaggttaggttaggttaggttaggttaggttaggtaggttaggttaggttaggttaggttaggttaggttagttaggttaggttaggttaggttaggttaggttaggttaggttaggttaggttaggttaggttaggttaggttaggttaggttagttaggttaggttaggttaggttaggttaggttaggttaggttaggttaggttaggttaggttaggttaggttaggttaggttaggttaggttaggttaggttaggttaggttaggttaggttaggttaggttaggttaggttaggttaggttaggttaggttaggttaggttaggttaggttaggttaggttaggttaggttaggttaggttaggttaggttaggttaggttaggttaggtaaggttaggttaggttaggttaggttaggttaggttaggttaggttaggttaggttaggttaggttaggttaggttaggttaggttaggttaggttaggttaggttaggttaggttaggttaggttaggttaggttaggttaggttaggttaggttaggttagttaggttaggttaggttaggttaggttaggttaggttaggttaggttaggttaggttaggttaggttaggttaggttaggttaggttaggttaggttaggttaggttaggttaggttaggttaggttaggttaggttaggttaggttaggttaggttaggttaggttaggttaggttaggttaggttaggttaggttaggttaggttaggttaggttaggttaggttaggttaggttaggttaggttaggttaggttaggtttggttaggttaggttaggttaggtaggtaggttaggttaggttaggttaggttaggttaggttaggttaggttaggttaggttagattaggttaggttaggttaggttaggttaggttaggttaggttaggttaggttaggttaggttaggttaggttaggttaggttaggttaggttaggt includes the following:
- the LOC136043220 gene encoding trigger factor-like; the protein is MMMMMMMIMVMMKLMMMMMMMMMIIIIITPCDRLSRRVTGGPIYDDDDDDDDDDEVDDDDDDDEVGDNDDDDDDDDGGPIYDDDDDDDEVDDDDDDDEVDDDDDDDDEVDDDDDDDDDDDDGSHAV